Part of the Oncorhynchus kisutch isolate 150728-3 linkage group LG2, Okis_V2, whole genome shotgun sequence genome, taGGTGGCACCTGATATAGTGGTGATTTTTCCCGTCAACACTGGGATTCAAGCTAAACATTACAACAAAGTAAGAAAATGAACAGGGCTCAATATAGCATTGGCATTATATCAGATGCTATCTTATATGGCTGATCATAAATTGATTTATACTACAGGCAAAAAGCTTATTCAGATGTGAAGGGCATACTGTACTCACAATGGGAATGGGATGGGGTTGTAACTGTTGCCTGGCAGCAAGTTGGCTAGAATGGCCTTCATGGTGGACTTCTCTTTCACCTGGCTGTCATTGGAGCCCAACAGGTGTCCATCAAACACATCTAGGAGACAACAAGAATGGAGTTAGAGACCAGAGAGGTCTGTATTTAGATACACACTGTAGATCTAGAGAAAGTGAATGGTAAGCGTACGTGGGGGGTTGTGTTTGTGATTctacagatgtgtgtgtgcgttcaccCTCTGGGATGCTGACAGAGTCCTGGTCAGGAAAGGATGGTCCAGACGAGAGAGGTTCTGAGCCGGGTTCCCCTGGTGACGGTAACGTTAGCAATGACGACCCCGAGCTCGAGGGCAGGGTAGTGAGGTGACGGTCCTCTGTCAATTGAAAAACAGACACGCCCATCAACTACTGAGAGAAGTACTATAGCATTCTGACTGAAAGCTGGGGAAAAAAATCCTCTCACCTTTGTCACCATTTTGTACCACAGGGGAGGGGTTGCGTGGAGAAGACTCCAGAACACTGGTCTGTTAAACAAAATAAATACGTAACATTCCATCCTTTAGGATACAAGTCCTTATCATATACTAAGCTCATCCTATCATCTGAATTATATCAGGTATATATTGCACTGACCTTGCTGTCGTCTGTCGGTCTGTGTCTCCCAGGGCTGGCTGGGACCGACAGACGCTTCCTGCCCTTCTCCTGCTGGAATAGGTCCTGCAGCCTGGAGGTTAAATGGTTCAACAAATTAATTATATGAGATAAAAAATGAAGCCTAGTACTAGACTAAAAACGCGTGTTTATTGGAGATTCATTTATCTGTGTCTAGGAAACCACCCCTAACATTAAAAGCTGCTCCGATATCAGTGTTCTCACCTGCTGTTCCAGGACTGCAGTGTTTCACACAGGCTCTGTTTCTTCACTACCACTGATTCCAGTACAGTCTGGAGCTGCTGGGGGGAGTCACTACCACAAGCCTGGAGACGAGCCTGCAGCTTCTCTATCCAGCTACGCAGCTCTGCCTCCTccatctgaacacacacaaagaaaactgatgggaaccatgtgtttgatacctttcCATTCAATCATTATAATGAGCCCGTCCTCTGATTTACAGTGACAACACTGATGAAAAGTCAGCCTCCACTGCACTATACATACACGAGACATATTTGGAGTGTAGCTCCCACCCTTCGAGGGGGAACCTACGTCTTTCTGTGCAAACAGGTCCTCCATCTTCTCTTCGCGTGTCTTGCTGAAGGTGTCCGTCTTCAGGGAGGTGAGGCGGTCCTCTATGGCCAGGTACACCTGATTCACCCTgacaagagggagagaatggaaaaGGACTGGTCAGAACTAGAAAGAAGGTCAAAACTAGTCAAACTAGATTATTCAGATTCGTCAGTtggagcctggtcccagatctgtttgtaccgTCTTGCCAACTCAGAGGACAATAACCATAGGACTCAGCTATACAGCAcaaatggcaggtagcctagaggttagagcgttggactagtaaccggaaggttgcaagatcaaatccccgagctgacaaggtaaaaatctgtcgttctgcacctgaacaaggcggttaagaacaaattcttataggaacagtgggttaactgacttgcctagttaaataaaaggtcaaataaaaataaataaataaaaaacagatctgggaccaggctacttaaGGCCAtggtagacagacaacaggtagACAGTTACTTCTGTGAGAAGTCCTTGAGGTCCTGCTGCATGCTTGCCTTGGAGGGCCCCTGGTTCCTGATGAAGATCTTAGGGGGAGGGAGGCAGATCTCCAGCAGTCTCACTGAGATGTAGCTGGGGGTTAGACAAGTGGAATGGCATGGGCATATACAGATGTTTTGAATTGTTGCAAAAATGATAAGAAAAAAATAGTAGGAATGATAAATGATGGATAGATGTATgaatggatggttggatggatgaaAATAAAAGCCTTGGCCTATGTTTCCCACCTGAATGAGGCCACCATCTGGTTGTAGGAGAAGTACTGGTGGTAGTCTTTGTGGATGGAGTGGCCACAGGGCTCAGCATTAGCCCTCCTGGTATACTGGTGACCATAGAACCTCAGCTCCAGGTACTTAGCAAAGGACATGGACCACGAGTCATTGGACAGGGGCACCACAGGAGTCAcctacagagacagcagaataCAAGGATCAAAGCTCTTTGAGCGATAGAAACTAAGCAGACCTGGACAGCAGCTTTTTGCTCTAGCCAAAAACTGGCAATTCTGATTAGCAAGACTTTGATTAGTTGAACTAGGTGATCTCGCTATTAACTAAAACAAACAGTTAGGTGTGATAGCTATAGAGCAAGTCCTGGGGTTAGTCATGGAACAGATAAGGAAACGCAGATTAACAAGTTACTGTACCTGTTTGCATATGCGGCACCAGGAGTAGTTGAGGATGGTGTGTTGGTATCCAGGCACAGGAGAGTCCAGCTCCTTCAGTACGATCTGAACACAGCCACTGCCATGGACAAACCGCCGTACATGGTGCACCATGGGAGTCTCACAGAACATACTAGGGCACTGATAGGATGGCCTTTATCATGCAttcacagacacacgcacacagacagacacgtcaGGGCAAAGAAGAGGGACTTCATTGAATGACATTTTATTACATATCAATGACACACTTCATGGTCAAATATTTGATCGGAAATTCAATAAATAATTTGTCAGGTTCTGATATTTCTCCCTCACCTGAAACAGTATCTCTCCAAGAATATTCCTAGTGTGAGGTCATTCTTTCCGTAGAACTCCATCGTGACAATCCTGTTGAGAACAAATAAGTCTTTGTGAATAGCTGACCTTTCAGAGTTCAGTCAGCTAGTCTTTCACACCGGGTTCACAAGATTTCTATTGCTCCTAAGGGGATAAATAAAGCTGTACTGAATTGAAGACCACCAGGGTTGAGTGGGGTTTACCAGGGACTGACGCAGGGGTTGGGGGAGTTGTTGGACTGGGCTGAGGAGCTGCTGAACAGAACACACAGTCTCTGGTGGTTCACCGGGTTCAGGCAGTCCAGCTAAAAACACAAAAGTAATGGTGGTCAACAACAACAAGCACATATGCTTTACAATTCAAGAGCGCACTTCGCCTCTTCAGACATCCCCTAATCTCTCTGGAGAGTGAGTGAGGTGGTGTGCTCATCAATGGAACACACGGAGCAGTAAACTAGCACTGACCAAGGGAGATGTTAACATATGTTGTCTGTAATGGAACAATATCTAACGCCACAGATACATCAGTGAGACTGTTGGAGATCGGTCTTCTCCCTCTGCCTATCTGTCCCATCCATCTCCTATTATTGTGGTGTGTAGATGTGCTAACTAGCTGGCCATGACTCACCTTGGAGGCCCAGGTCATGTCGTTCTGTCCTGCTGGTTTCTCTTCCTCACTATCAGCCTTGACGGGGTGCTTGGGTGGTGGAGCCTCTCGGACTGGTGGCTGAGGTAGGGGCTGGGTGAAGGGGTCTGCCTCCTGCCGGAGGCGGCCCCCCTGGGCACGGTAGTCTGCCAGCATCTTGGCCAGGTCCTGGCTGCTGCCCAGCTGCTCTGCGATGCGGGCGCTGGTAAGGTGGTGGGAGGGTAACACCTGGATGGGGCGGAGGGGAGGGACTCCGTTGGTGATGCCTCCACCTGACGGGGCGGAATCTTTGAGGAGTTGTCGCTTACGTCGACAGTCCAGTTCTTTGAAGTCCTTGTTGAGCAGCGGGGAGAGGTACACCTGCACGAGGAACTAGTTTGTTACATCTCAAATACAAAAATAGCATATCGGCTCATTCGCCTAGCACTTAAGTGTTATGAGATGTGCGTAATGCACATGCATGACAACAACTCTTTTGGTAGACATCTCCACTATAACTAACAACTGAGTACAGAGGAATTAACGGTCACGTGAACAGATGACCTGATATTCTATTGTACATTACTGAACTACATTGAGCGAATTGATAGAAAGCAGGTTGAAAAACCTTCAGTGAATGTAAACCAACAGACCTTTTCAGGAAAGTAGTCTCTGCTGGGGCAGCGTAGGCCAGCAGGCGTGAGGAGGAAGGGCTCTCTAAAGGTGATAAAGGGGGAGATACAAAGGATGATGTCCTTCAGCTCCTGTTTGAAGCCTGCCGTAAGCGTCTTGAGACGGTCGTCCGTTGAGGCCACCTGCTCGGTGGCAAAACAGAAGAGGATATTGTAGGGCAATGGAAACCAACATGTTTCTGTCTGTATCCTTAATCAGTTCTCCCTCACCTGCTCTGTGACAAACAGCCCTGTGTCATCCTGCAGGGGGTCTCTGAATAGCCTGGGGGGTGTCTCTGAACCCGAGCTCTCCTCCCGCGACTCACCCCTCCCCAGAACCCCCGACCCGCTCCCCCCCTCAGTCTCCCCCTTCCCTGATCCAATCTCATCTGCCAACTCCTCCAGGTCATCAATAAGATAGGGTGGGGACACTGGAGGTGGCAGCACCTGGCGATTGGACAACGGCGTGGAGGTCATGACCTCTGCTGACtccaccccctcagcccccaaggaggaagaggaggacaggaagtgTTTTTTGTTGACTTTTACACCATGGACATCTTTAGGCGAGGAGGACTCTGATACAGATTTCCCAAGGGAagacttctcctcctcctcccccagcacAGTCTCTCCTCCCTGGGAGAGGGTGCTCTGGTCGGTCCCATTTTCctggctctcctcctcctcctcaacagtAGTGCTCTCCAGGAGACAGGGGAAGGAGTTGGTCTTGGCCAGGCTGGGAGGCATGGCGAACTCATCCATGAGGAAGGATATCTCTAGCTgggagtggtaggccacacacacCATGAGGATGATGATCTCTTTAACCCTGGCCAGCTCATACTCAGATGCCCCGCGAAGCTTTATGGTACAGCCCAGCTGGGGAGAGCAGCCCTCAAAGAACATGAGAGTCTTCAACTCATctgtcacagagagagaagggaagagaggagaacacaTTACATAGTTGTGCTGTGGAGATAAGTCTAGACTGGGCGGGAGGAACTTGTGAATGAACACACCTGGTTGCAGTAGGTTTCATGTGTTGGATTATTTAAGTGAATTAAGTTTTATGAACGGCTTACAATATCTAACAGACAGAGTAGTTTCCACTCACTATTGGCCAGCTGGAAAGAGTGTAGGTAGAACTTTTGGCAGGTTCCCAGTCGAGGCTTGGTGAGCAGCTGGTCCATGGACATGACTAGGTCCCCCTGGGTCATACGACTCACCCTGTCCAAGACTTGCTGCAGAGAACCAGAGGTGGGAAAGAGAGACTGAGGGCAGGTACGGCTAATAGACAGTTGAATGGGTTAAGCAGAAGAACAGGCTAACATGGCTAAAGACACCATCAAAAAGAGTTCAAAACAAAAAGCTAACAGCTACAtaaaggtaactgccaaaataatgggaaCACCTGAGTGAATGAGGgacacaaagtatattgaaagcaggtgcttccacacaggtgtggttcctgagttagttaagcaattaacatcccatcatgcttagggtacaaaaatgctgggcaggctcACAGGGCATGAgaggtcactgaatggtttggaGTATGAAAATGACGTAAATCATATGTAATGgtcatctcagtcaccagatctcaacccaattgaacacttatgggagattctggagtggcgccggagacagcgttttccaccaccatcaacaaaacaccaaattatggaatttcttgtttacgaatggtgttgcatccctccaatagagttccagaaacatataatctatgccaaggtgtattctggctcgtggtggccctatgttggtgtttcctttattttggcagttacctgtatgtaacATGTTCTAAAGCTAATTAAGGTGTGTTTGGAAACATACCCCATGCTAGTACGGTAACTAGTACAGAGAGCTAGAAAGAGGGCAGGGCAGTACTGACTGGTTTAAGGTCAATAACTAGCAGAAATGTAAGTAGTGACAGAGGGCAGAACAGAGGGCTAGAGAAAGCTAGTGAGATATCAGTAATGACTGGTTTGACATTGATAACCACAGCTAATAAGGTAACTAGCAgtacagagagctagagaggtacTGACTGGTTTGACGTTGATGACCAATGTGATCCCGTGCTCCAGCAGCATGTCCTGAGCGATACGAGACACAGTCTTCTCTACCAGCACAAGGTTGGGACGCACGTCCGCTATACGCTGAACATAGTTCTTCAGAAACTCACGCTCCTGGGGAACAAAGACAaagatttctttatttttcttaaTTTCTAGAAATTATGGATGGGTGTCAGCAAAtttgtgaaatatattttaaattaaccccgttttctccccaatttcatggtatccaattggtagttacagtcttgtcccatcgctgcaacccGCGTACGGACTCGGgcgaggcgaaggtcgagagccgtgcgtcctccgaaacacatcCCAGACAAGCCGCACTgcctcttgacacaatgcccacttaacccggaagccagtcgcaccaatgtgtcagaggaaacattgttcacctggcgaccgtgtcagcatgcactgcgcccagtCCGCCACAGGACTCGcaagtgcgcgatgggacaaggacatccatgccggccaaaccctcccctaacctggacgacgctgtgcACCGccccaattgtgcaccgccccatgggtctcccggtcgcggctggctgcgacagagcctggactccagtggcactgagatgcagagccttagaccactgcgccactcaggagtccAGGAATTAGTGAAATATGTATTCTAAATGTGTTTGTCTTAATGCCTAGCCCTTGATTAGGTTATTTGACATCTTGTTAATTTAGCTACATAAATCATTCATGCTTTAAATCAACAGGACAGCACAACCCACAAACCACTGAGTGTCTGACTGACCTGAAGCACAATGGGGTCAATGCAGGTGAATTTGGTCTCCTCTCTATAGAGATACTCTATGGAACACTTCAGCAGCAGGATCTTGGGGTTCTTGATGTACGAGTTCATCTAAGACAAAATTATACTTTATTGAGTTCATCTGCACATAGACAAGCAATAAACAGTGTCGTTCTGGCTCGGTTTACAGGGAGAGATGGTGGTTATTTTTACAGGAGAGGGAACCTACCTTTTTGTGGGCAATGTTCTTGGTACAGACAAAGCCATTCACTACGGCAGAGTCAAACTTCTTCCCTCCAGGAATCTAAAaaaaccaataataataataaaatagccATTTTGGTCACGTTAAATTACTCAAAATTCAACCCCTACAGTGGGTGCAGTATAAGTACAGATACATGACAAATGACCTGATTCAGAGTTGAGATAAGTGCAGGCAACTCGGACTTTAGCGTAAATCTTTGATTGAATTCTATATGGAGACTTGCACAGAAAGTCAAGTTAATCACCCAAATCTCAAGTCAGAATACCTCCCTGAGAGCACTGTGAGTGTAGCCTCTTAATTACCAGACTAATTACCGCTGCGCTACAGAATGTAAGCTTGTGAGACTTCTGGATGGTTGTACGAGGTTACTGTCAGTGAGCTACCTTCTTGATGTGGACCAGTTGTCTGATGTCCATGTCATCATCACAGCTGCGAACGTCTGGCCGCACCGTCTGCACCACTTGCCTCACCACGGGAACAATGATGTCACgccaggagagggacagggactcACTGTACAACAGCTGCTGCAGCAGCGCCATCATGTGACTGTGGTTGGCAGAGCTGGGTAAGGGAGGGAAGAAAACAGCAGTTTAAGGCCAGTATACCATGTGGATTCACCAGCtaaatattttacatttttatttaactaggcaagtccgttaagaacaaattcgtatttacaatgacagcctaccccggccaaaccctaacctggacgatactgggccaattgtgcgccgccctatgggactcccagcctggaattgaaccagggtccgaagtgacgcttctagcactaagatgcagtgccttagaccgctgtgtcactCTGGAGTCCAAAATAACACCATAGTATGCTCCAATTCATACTGAGATGTTGTTTCATCTAAAAGAATGACTCAAATATGTTCCACTTCAGTTCCAGTTTTACTTCACTTCAGTAAGCTAAAGACTAGTCTTTAGTTTCCAAACATCCAACATACctataacaaataaataaatggaatgaCAAAAACATTTGAGCAACTTTCAAACCTCTAAGTTATCTGACTGTACTCACAGTAGCCTCTCCATGGCCTTCttctctccattctcctctctgaGCTGGTCCAGGGAGCTGTGGTGCCAGCCCAGAGGAGTGAACAGCATCTCTTTAGCCTTCTCCTCCACACGACGGTTAAACAGGGActctacagcacacacacagacagagagaagagtgagagagcacGATAGAGAGAGAATGTTAGCTTGGCTTACAGCTACAATACATTAGGTTCAGTACCAACTGCTTGTTCAACAGAAAGAATACACAGCTGCAAAAGAGTGGAAAAGGAAGCAACACTTGAACTAAATAAGGAAGTGGGGAATTCCTGGGTCATTCCACGAAAAGAGTGCATTTTGCGTGCATCCcattgatattttaagtagaaattgtgcacaaatattgaattttaaatggctgttatattaaatgaagtgccctttaacatagatcacatggagaattcaataaaaaaatatgattAAAGGCTCCCTTCATCGACCCCGTGGCATCACTTCTAGGAAGGTTTCAACCCACTTAATCCCAACATTCTCCAAGTTTCAACATCAtcgtaaagccctagttattttgtcgCTTTGACGAAGTCATTTCTGATGATGATTATCTATATGTGATTAATTtacgtctgtccctcattttaaggtcaaccgtgttatgtgaactgaactgtcgttttaatatggtgaacAGTGGCGGCCCGTCCATTAGGGGCAGTGCCCCACTTCTGGTTGGTTTAAACAAGTGAAAAATGATCAACTGCTCTGCCATCAGCAGCACTGGGCATCCGGCCTGCCACACATCACTCGGATTACATTGCCAGCTCTTACATTGCTTGGTATTGAGTCTGCTCACTCTGCAAATGacctagtaaataaataatcatgatAGTCATTGGGAGCCTGGGACCTAAACCGGACATCCACATCCATCACCAGTTGAAGGACAAAGGGATACACTTGCTAAGACCTTCTCATGGATCTGAtaggacaaaaaaaaacatggttCTATGCCCAATTTGCAACACTATTTTGGGTTTCCTGCTGTTAGATGCTAGCTAGTGGATACTAGCTACCGTAAAGCATGCACACCGGTAGCTAGCTTGCTCGCACACCGGTAGCTAGCTTGCTCGCACACCGGTAGCTAGCTTGCTCGCACACCGGTAGCTAGCTTGCTCGCACACCGGTAGCTAGCTTGCTCGCACACCGGTAGCTAGCTTGCTCGCACACCGGTAGCTAGCTTGCTCGCACACCGGTAGCTAGCTTGCTCGCACACCGGTAGCTAGCTTGCTCGCACACCGGTAGCTAGCTTGCTCGCACACCGGTAGCTAGCTTGCTCGCACACCGGTAGCTAGTTAGCTCGCACACCGGTAGCTAGTTAGCTCGCACACCGGTAGCTAGTTAGCTCGCACACCGGTAGCTAGTTAGCTCGCACACCGGTAGCTAGTTAGCTCGCACACCGGTAGCTAGTTAGCTCGCATACCGGTAGCTAGTTAGCTCGCATACCGGTAGCTAGTTAGCTCGCATACCGGCAGCTAGTTAGCTCGCATACCGGCAGCTAGTTAGCTCGCATGGCAATCAACTCCAACTAAAGTTACTGGTGAGTTCATCATGCTAtttagctatccccagttagagaATTTGTTTTCACTTGTCGCATTTGTGATTTTTGTTGAGTTTTCCCTTCGATGCACTCGTGAGCTGGCTGCAAGCTGCTCGTTCTAAAAATTACTTTGTTAATCAAAACAGTGGCAGCATGTGCAGCAGAGATGATTCCGTTTTTACATCCAAAAATAAATTGGTGTATTTATGCTGTTGTTCAAATGCACAGATCACTTTATACATCTTCCCAAAGAAACAAGTGGTCATTTGAAAACTAATAATTCTGTCATGCTGCTTTTGTGACTCCCCAACTCCCCAGTTGACAGTAACACTTCTCAAAAGTCACCAAATTTGTGGAACGACCCTCCTACCTTTGATGAAGGCGTCGCTAATGGAGATATTCTGTCCTCCTTCCTCTGAGACCAGGTACTCTGATAGGAGAAAGCGGAGAAATGCATCAACACACGCACAACTCCACCTTccaaaaacatataccaattatGGAAACTGGCTATGCAAACTTTGTGTGCTATCCTATATTTATTTCTGAACGCCACACATTTATATGCATAGCTCATTTCCTGTCACTGTTCCTTTAAATGTTGGGGTGGTTGTTGTTGTAACAACAGGTAATGTGCAAAATTCCCACTTTAGAGCAAAACAAATCTGAATTGAACTTTCAGATTTAGGTTGCATATGAAACATTGGAATTGTATCAGGattgcgtttacacaggcaggcccaattctgatcttttgcccaattattggcaaaagagctgatctgattggtc contains:
- the LOC109867930 gene encoding 1-phosphatidylinositol 3-phosphate 5-kinase isoform X4, encoding MFRSHVIVCLSNRSSNMAADDKSSSSSSTLDWSVAPPISPGSPSHLTHFKPLTPEQDEPPLRSAYSSFVNLFRFNKEEGRPPSVTEKPDVVVPSPTGERRNWTIPAHSIHGSGAHRKQHHDLLRRTSTASVDWPLWPGEEGRRKSETPLGTHDPRTAVQLRTALKRLKEIMEGKSQDSDLKQYWMPDSQCKECYDCNEKFTTFRRRHHCRLCGQIFCSRCCNQEIPGKFMGYTGDLRACTYCRKIALSYSHSADSGSIGEDLSALSDSSPCSTCVLEPSEPRTPVGGRKASRNIFLEEDLAWQRVEETEERETFSTLHPLYPLPSMSSPLPPCPLHPSPVSSVYPPFLPLYTGKTPIGMRKNLIHQDSQNSGMNSRRSTLQEDGGKSPIRKRPVLSRSASVTNLSLDRSGSSMVPSYDSSVSPQTSRAMPKPDHSEEERKILLDSSQLKDLWKKICHNTTGMEFQDHRYWLRTYPNCIVGKELVNWLLRNGTISTRAQAIAIGQALVDGRWLDCVTHHDQLFRDEYALYRPLQSTDFSETPSPDSDSVNSLEGHSEPSWFKDIKFDDSDTDQVADENDYVMPNSSSPSKRTSVSSFQSAVDSDSAASINLNMEQDNVNFHIKKQSKYPHVPPHPTEQKEYLVSEEGGQNISISDAFIKESLFNRRVEEKAKEMLFTPLGWHHSSLDQLREENGEKKAMERLLSANHSHMMALLQQLLYSESLSLSWRDIIVPVVRQVVQTVRPDVRSCDDDMDIRQLVHIKKIPGGKKFDSAVVNGFVCTKNIAHKKMNSYIKNPKILLLKCSIEYLYREETKFTCIDPIVLQEREFLKNYVQRIADVRPNLVLVEKTVSRIAQDMLLEHGITLVINVKPQVLDRVSRMTQGDLVMSMDQLLTKPRLGTCQKFYLHSFQLANNELKTLMFFEGCSPQLGCTIKLRGASEYELARVKEIIILMVCVAYHSQLEISFLMDEFAMPPSLAKTNSFPCLLESTTVEEEEESQENGTDQSTLSQGGETVLGEEEEKSSLGKSVSESSSPKDVHGVKVNKKHFLSSSSSLGAEGVESAEVMTSTPLSNRQVLPPPVSPPYLIDDLEELADEIGSGKGETEGGSGSGVLGRGESREESSGSETPPRLFRDPLQDDTGLFVTEQVASTDDRLKTLTAGFKQELKDIILCISPFITFREPFLLTPAGLRCPSRDYFPEKVYLSPLLNKDFKELDCRRKRQLLKDSAPSGGGITNGVPPLRPIQVLPSHHLTSARIAEQLGSSQDLAKMLADYRAQGGRLRQEADPFTQPLPQPPVREAPPPKHPVKADSEEEKPAGQNDMTWASKLDCLNPVNHQRLCVLFSSSSAQSNNSPNPCVSPWIVTMEFYGKNDLTLGIFLERYCFRPSYQCPSMFCETPMVHHVRRFVHGSGCVQIVLKELDSPVPGYQHTILNYSWCRICKQVTPVVPLSNDSWSMSFAKYLELRFYGHQYTRRANAEPCGHSIHKDYHQYFSYNQMVASFSYISVRLLEICLPPPKIFIRNQGPSKASMQQDLKDFSQKVNQVYLAIEDRLTSLKTDTFSKTREEKMEDLFAQKDVGSPSKGGSYTPNMSRMEEAELRSWIEKLQARLQACGSDSPQQLQTVLESVVVKKQSLCETLQSWNSRLQDLFQQEKGRKRLSVPASPGRHRPTDDSKTSVLESSPRNPSPVVQNGDKEDRHLTTLPSSSGSSLLTLPSPGEPGSEPLSSGPSFPDQDSVSIPEDVFDGHLLGSNDSQVKEKSTMKAILANLLPGNSYNPIPFPFDPDKHYLMYEHERVPIAVCEREPSSIIAFALSCKEYKTALDELSKTTVKAGGEDTTQTISSGESRAKNSPAKPNETASSQMGPGRSSMDADPLKDADIGDKHKKSAGNPHIELQFSDANAKFYCRIYYAEEFHKMREEIMDSTEDDFVRSLSHCVNWQARGGKSGAVFYATEDDRFILKQMPRLEVQSFLDFAPHYFTYITGAVQQKRPTALAKILGVYRIGYKNSQNNSEKKLDLLVMENLFYGRKMAQVFDLKGSLRNRNVKTDSGKESCEVVLLDENLLKLVHDNPLYIRAHCKAILRAAIHSDAYFLSSHLIIDYSLLVGRDDTTDQLVVGIIDYIRTFTWDKKLEMVVKSTGILGGQGKMPTVVSPELYRSRFCEAMDKYFLMVPDHWTGLGVNC